Within Cydia fagiglandana chromosome 1, ilCydFagi1.1, whole genome shotgun sequence, the genomic segment CGATTGATTTTGTAATCGGACTAAGAGCTTTCCGACCTGCATCGGCCGATTGGAAGCAGCACGTGTGATTAATCACACATCGTTTAGAAGATGATAGTTATTAATTAACCTTGAAATGCTAGGGTGTAAATGAGCTTAACTCAGGAGTGCTGCTCCGACGTTATCCCGAAAGCTTAAtaggcgtagcaggattttatcaacaaatattttttatatttaatttatcaattatcaatattttatcatatatgCGGCATTCTTCAATAtcgttttagttttggttttattAATGACACTTACATTACGCTATAAAACTGGTAGAATTttctaattttataataaaataaaatggttaCAATTATTCCTTAGTtacgtaataaattattttagtattttagatattctttcaataaaatctagATAGGTCATTATAACGATTAAAACCAGTCTCCCAAAATTAGCATCACTCATTAAAGGATCTAGGTTTCCGCGGTCCActtcgaggggtcctaactgTTAGCTAGACGATTACGAGGCCAAATATTAGGGGTAGTTATTAaggggatatttatttatttagatatatatAAGGGGGAGGGTACAAACTACTTACGTCGTCGCCGTCAGCGATTACGTCGAGATGGCATAtcacgtcatcatcatcaccacaATTTAGCTGCAGTAACGAGTCCTAATCCTCCTGGCATACAAACTTGCTGCTGctatttgttgttgttgttgttctcTGAGAATATGTCTGCGGTTGCGTCTAATTGTCATTGCCATCGGctcttttcatacattttgcatGGGTCGCGGCAAGTAGACCGCAGACATATTTTTTGACAATGACCTTTTATGCAGCTGctacttatacagggtgattcaggagacgtgagcaggactaacactgcgcatttcgtaaattataagcaactgtttcctatcaatattagtgaggttaacgttaattttctagtcgtgttgaaaaaaaagttattaatttatttacgacatggatggtcaccctaacattagaatactaaactatcgatattctgCGTCAAATTGAACGTCATCACTGTCACCACGGTCTGGtcacttttgaaaactcgtaattcactcaggtttgacattttattttcttcgtaaaagaggttttatgtttattaattaggtcttgcaGGGTGAcaatgattgtagagaattaaaattgtcctcaccaaaaagttaaaaaataggaaaaagtgtggttgtttcacctaaatacgacggtgatcgatcaattatcagttactgagtgtgcaggatcagtcctgctcacgtctcatgaatcaccctgtatgctgTTACATGTGCAGGTAATTATTATGGAATACATTTACGTCATAGGTACGTacgagtatgtacctatatgtctAGTGGGGATGGGGACGGTGTCGCGGCGAATTCGCATATCGCATCGCTCGCTATGTGATGTGATGACGAGTCTTTACTGCTGATGTAATAGAACACAGGTATTCGCGCGGAGGCTCGAACTCCCATAGTGTTTAAAACAgtaaatattttaacaattGAACAATAGAAACGACCTACTACCTCTAACgtctgaataaaaatatttttctcctCGATTCACACCACGCAAAGTGACAATGAAATATTTCTGatcaaaaatcaaaataattatttctgTGATATCATGCAGTGTGTCAAGGCGCTGATACCGAGCCCGGTATAAAATGAGTACAAGGAAAATATCATATGTATCGGAATAATCCGGCAGTCTCGAAATGATCGCCGCCGCGTTTGTGTGTGTGCTGGTGTTGGGGTTGGGTGCTGCCGGCGCCAGTGTGGACGGTGAGTCACGATTGTCTCTCAAGTACACGAAAGCTCCCTCTGAATACTGCGCTGATGCTGGCGAAGGCGTATCGGCATCATGAATGTTAATTTTCATGTGGTAGCCTTGGTCCATATCACCTTCCGAATTTGGCGCCGCAAAGCACGCTCCACATAACTGTGGATTTCACAGATGTGGACAGTCACAGATTAAGTAACTATAGATATTCGTAAtcacagagggtctaccgcgaaaaccgaaatttcaTTATTATGTGCCTCTATCGCTCCAATAATATGCAAGAGTGCAGATAGGTACTGTCAGCAGCAGAACTtgttaagcgggcgaggtgttcaaaaatatagagaataagagcgtgagAAGATAATTTTGAAAACTTCACCCGTTTTGCTACTTCTCCGGCTGACTGCACCTGCTCACGCGGACAGTTCTGCCAACTCCTTAATAAGAACTTTCCTTGGCATAATTACAAAACTGGACGCCGTtttgtttattataattattttgtaactGCCGGTTTGACTGCCATTAATTATAGGCTATAGCTACCAAGCTTTAATCTCTGATTGTTGTGttgtaataatgtaatatttaCGCCGTTTGCGAAATGGCATGAGAGTGAAACTTAATGCCAACAATAAGAATAGGTACACTTCGTGGTTTGTTATTGCGTTACGATATGGATATGATATTGTGTACCGTACCTGCCggtctagccaaggttacaatcgctatcgcttcgacaacgaaaagcattatgtctctctatcactcttccatattagcgtgacagtgacagttgcgtttcgatcgctacgaagcgttagcgattggcatcttggctacgcggcctggtctaTTTCGTTTCTTTATACCACCAACGAGAGCGACAGCATACAAGCGCGAAAACAAACCACGAAGTGAATTGTtcaacagttttttttattattacatgtCCGTCATTATTTGGAATTACTTGACTGTGATGTAATAGGTACGCACATGAAACACTaggaataatataatatttcacaAGCCATGAGCGGCAAACCTTGACCATATGAACTTTCTAAAACTATTCCTTTTTTTGCAGCTGAGGAAGAAGATCTCATCccgaaatttagattttatttcaGGTTAGTAGATTTTTTTACCACGACGGTGGTAAATAAGCGTGCGGCCCGCCGCCTGATAATAAACAGCCTACAAAGTCCACACCTTGGACGCTTGCAACAAGTGGAATTACATCCGCGTAGCCGAAGGTCCCCGAAATGCGCGGCTGACCCGATTTTCGACCTTTTTTTAGAGcactttatttacttatttaaaaatactgTAGCCACCGTAGGTAACTCTGTAACTATTATCTGCTATTAACAGTACCGTGGTACCGTTTTACGgcctcatcatcatcgtcaAGTCCTAGTGTTTTTACTTACAGTAGGAAAAGTGAAATGATCGCCATAGATAGACAACTTattgaagatatgtgacgttatctatgaaaagggagcTAATTGTCGACGGCGCTTACGttattattaacgatgctccgatacaaatagtatattaaatacaatgccgcgcgacgctatgCGGCGTaggtaagcgccatcgacaataaggtcccttttcatagataatgccccatatatgtATCTATATCTATTCTATTTAATAAGGTGGTTAGACCGTCCAACGCGCAAGGTCGCTATGGTTGGCAGTGTTGGCACGGTGGTAACGTGGCTCTTGTATAAGGGCTATTAAGGATGACCCACGCTAGACCGGGTCGGGCCCGGATCgagaggcgtccgacatgtcattttctatctaagacggctgatcggtgataaCATGGTGTTTTCCGTAGAAGCGAAGCGCCggcagctccggcccggtctagcgtgtaTCATCCTTTAAAGAGGAGTCTgttattgtattaattacctacctactgtcgTGATTTTCGCAGAACCATGGAGGCCTACATAGAACTGCCGCTGGAGACGGCGGAGCGCATTCTGTCGACACCTTGGCATAATACCTCACGCATCAATGTAATCTTCGTTCATGGCTTCACGGGTGTGTTGTGTACTTTAGTTATACCGAACTAGTTGGCACGATTTGGTACGACAGGGCAGGCCTACATAAagtgttaaggatgactcacgctaggtCAGAGCtttcggcgcatcgttttctatagaaagaaCCACGTGAtcgccgatcagccgtcatagaaaattacacgTCGGACGCCCcgacccggtctagcgtgagtcatcctttagccctcaagtttgctaattgaatgtatggcagccgtattgtgatccaaaaatgagctacggctttaaaaaaactccgttttctgaactcactgcaccttaacaCCAAGTGCTCGTAAAGTATTGTGCtgaatatgtaagtatgtatagaTGTCTAGAGAcaagacccatcacgcttctgagccatgtctataagctgttttcaagggtcatcacgaaccgtctcgaacacagacttgatgacttccagcctcccgaacaagccggtttccgaaaaggctatagtaccatagaccacatccatacgctgcggcaagttatacagaagaccgaagagtataacttgccattatgcttagtgtttgtggactatgagaaagccttcgattcggtggaaacatgggcggtgcttgagtctcttcagcgatgccatattgactatcggtacatcgaagtgttgaagtgtttgtatagtaacgccaccatgtcggtccgagtacaggagcagagcacgagggcgattccattgcgaagaggcgtaaggcagggagacgttatctctccgaaactgtttactgccgtaatggaagacgccttcaagctcctggaatgggaaggacttggcatcaacatcaacggcgaatacatcactcaccttcggtttgccgacgatatcgtagtcatggcaaagtcgatggaggaactcagcatgatgctcgatgacctcaaccgagtttcacaacgggtgggcttgaaaatgaacatggacaagacgaaacttatgtcaaatgccaaagTTGTGCCCATcgcagtctctgttgggaactcggtactcgaagttgttgactcgtacatctacctaggacaactagtccaattgggtaggtccaacttcgagaaagaggtcaaccgccgaatccaactcggttgggcagcgttcgggaaactacgtaatgtcttttcgtccgacatacctcagtgcctcaagacgaaagtctttaatcaatgtgtgttaccagtgatgacttacggctccgaaacgtggtctttcactatcggcctcatctcaaaactcaaagtcgctcaacgagctatggagagggctatgctcggagtttctctacgtgatcgaatcagaaatgaggagatccgtagacgaactaaagtcaccgacatagcccaccggattagcaagctgaagtggcaatgggcaggccacattgcacgcagagaagatggccgatggggtcgaaaagtgctcgagtggagaccacggactagcaagcgcagcgtaggacgtccacccacaagatggacagacgatcttgttaaggtcgccggaagacgctgcatggatgcgggtcgcttccaaccggcacgtatggaggtccaagggggaggcctatgttcagcagtggacgtcttatggctgagatgatgatgatgatgaatatcgCAAAGTAGGTATAGTGAAGATAAAGATGGGTAAGACTCAAGTCCTTTGAGTCCTCTGCTtgaccgtaaaatggggtgagttgggtgaaatttgactttcaaacctcgataaaattttatttctacatgtgaaaactgaatgatgtatataataagtggttcggacgtttgtattttagtttgtattttattttgggtagttccatttcataactttgacgataaagaggaaaacccacctcaccccgtagtgtcTCGTATTTGGgttgagagggtttttcatacaaaggtgatcttggaagattgttggatcgatttttttttattatgcgtattactatagccccgttttaaattggaatacattatttttgtagcagtagccttaaaatcccttctcacccccctctcaaaccttctctccccattcataatccaactctccccgcgaaacctactcaccccgttttacggtacctaataACTACTAATAAGTCAAAACTTATCGAGACCTGAGTCTTCTGAAAAGACTTGAGTCCTTTAAAGATAActcttaaattatttaaaaaaattgttaaactGTATTTTCTTCGCATGAAATTCAAGGTTAAGGtaggtacactggcgttcaaaagtgcatggagatgattcaaccgtaatattacgGCATTACGGTTGACATCTACtaatccatgcacttttgaacgccaccaCATCGGTCGATAACGCCTATTTCCTTAGTGTTCATTTAGATAAAACCTAATCTTTGGACTAGCTTCCTACATAAACCCTCTTGATCAAGTGCACACGGTTAACTGACAATTCACAACCCTTATTGCAAAGCCGTAAAGTCCACTATTGCTGAGCAAAATTTGCTGTTTTTACTCTGTAATCCGTGAAGACAAATCGTGATGTTTCCTTGCGGttcatattattattgtttgcgCAACGCAAAAACTACAAATTTTATAATCATAAGAATTTACGAACGCCCCGAAGCTAGTCATAACGTAATGTCTAACAaaaaccaggggtgcgaaactcctgacttcggtcaaactcggctccgctcggcttagcattgctccgagcaattattagggttggcaccacttgacttccttttgcgtgcaagaccacaaataagataatcacttgtgttttgacaaccctaaatagctgaaagggatagtgccatatattagaaagggacagcatgattcgaccctgaaccgctgtcaaacttcgtttttgtaggaagtttcctttctgtacggtagtgctattaattattctgtgcaaAAACCTAgatacgtcacgtcacgtcaaACCTGTAGGGCATGCCGGAACTATACTCTGTACCTTCAGGTATTTAAATCATCAGTTCAGCCATAAGACGTATTAATATTTGATAATGAATCTATATATGCTGCCATTGCTACCGGTGTGGtggagtaggtaggtaaataggtaATAGAAGGTATGTCAGCATATCGTTATGTGCACACTGCACACAAGGAttatataataggtaggtaaataggtaTTGTATATTCTCCGCTGGTTGGTACCTTCCAAttctgatgatgataatgaaggAAAAAAAAGACAGGTTGGCGAAGGTTTGTATGAgcagatatataattatatatgtaggtacaaactACAGAATGTGTTGTTTGTGTAGGGAAGCCAACGGGTCCGGCGGTGACGGCGCTAATGGAAGCGTTCCTGGAGCGCAACGACAGCAATGTAGCTCTACTGAACTGGGAGGGGCTGGCAGCCGCCGTGTCGCCGGACCTTGCCATGTCCTACCTCAAGTGGGCTGCACCTAATGCTCGGAAGGTAGGCTAGTGTTCCATGGGTGTGGAGACAGCAATGTAGCGTAGATGGCGGAGGCTGACGCCGAGCCTCACTAATTCTGACCTCAAATGGCAGACCATTTCATGGCAGGTCAGGCAGACGCAGACGTCTAATGCTCGAAAGGTAGTTCCTGTGAAGTGGAGAGAGCAATGCACCGCGATACTTCTAGAATGGAAGAGAATATAGCAGCCGCCGTTCCTGCGGTATGGATACAGCAAAATTATTCTTCTGACTGAACTGACAGAAGCTGGTACCACcggaaggttcggtttcgggattggtcccatagtaggtaaaagttgctcagtataatcccaaaacctccccggaaacgggaatgtagttaatcttttgccaccctgtataataatgTGTTGTTATGttagatatattataatatgtgtgtagttCGCCATAAATAATTGCTACGTTATAACTCTGACCTTGGTGAGATATTCTAAATAAACATATTGCCCCCTTCCAAcataaaagtgttatttttcaGCTGGGCCGACGTCTAGCAGACGCGCTGGCGCGGCTGTCCTCAGCGGGTCTGAAGCTGGAGCGCACGCAGCTGGTGGGGCACTCGCTGGGCGCGCACGTGCTGGGCCTGGCCGGCAACGCGCTACGCCAGGAAGGGAAGCTGTTGCCCTGGTAACAATTATAGCCGGGCTGAAGCTGGGGCGCACCTGCTCAGCCTGGCCGGCATTGCCGGCAACGACTCTCTAAATGTTATCCAATCTAGTTAAATGTATCAATTTTGTATAATTTCTACAGAGGCTGGGACAATTTTGTCTTTTacccacactgagagaaaagtacaacaaaaacacacttagaattacaaaaataaacttaatccggggacaagaggagagttaactaataggaacaaattgacttttgcaatttctattaattcttgcaatttctattatctgtttgttgaaattatatttgggattactgagctgtttgtagaaataaataaactttacagaaatagtgagacgtccataattattactaaaacttcattttttcccccagtacagaactgttttttaattcctggtgatgatttttctctcagtgcactaTCTATTGTTGTTATTGTACAGGATAACAGCCTTGGACCCTGCAGGCGTGGGGTTCAAGGGCAAACCTGAGGCCGGGCGGCTTCACGCCGGCTCAGCAGCAGTGGTTGTCGCGGTGCACTCCGACCCTCACAAGTATGGATACCGGCGTGCCTTGGGCACGGTGGACTTCTGGCCGAATTACCGGCCCGGGACTGTGCGACAGCCCGGCTGCCCTGAGAAGACGGGACAGAGATTCTCACCTGAAGGTAAGTTTTTAAACTTGAAACTCATACTTGTATTGAACTGTGGTGAAcggtggcggatttgcagtcttggcCGCCCTAATAGGCCCTTTTCTCAGCACTCACCATATAGACTGCCGCCCCTATTAATAtctggccgccctaggcccgggcctactgtgccttacgGCAAATCCGCTACTGGTGGTGAACGTGGGGCAATCCCCGCCCCTAACGAGTATAGAAACCAGCGAGCCATAGTGGCGGTAGCCTTCTGGCTGAATTACCGACTCGGAGACGTGTGCCAGCTCGCCTGCCCGGAGAAGGTGGGACAGAGGTTCTCGCGGTTCTCTTCATTAGGTAAGTCTTAAAAATTGTCTTTACATGCAATAAGGTAGTTATCGCACTCCGACCCCAGCCTGCAAATATGGCTGCAGGCGCGCCGTATTAGCGACGATAGACCTGGCTGAATTACCAGCAACCGGAGAAGACGTTCTCACCTGAAGGCAAAACTTTTAAAACTTGCATTGAAACAGCTAGGAATATTAGGGACAGTTTGAAAACCGTATCATTGAAAAATATGTAAGGTAAGCATTTGGTGTAGCTTTGAAAAACCAGTTGTTGTGTATGTGAAGTTGAAATATACCGAAATAATCAGCAAAGACACATGAATAAAGCACTTCCTTccttttttaattattagggTTTTAAAGTGTTTGGTTGCTTTTTTTATTAGTCCTGCTCAACAAAGGCCTCCCTTCCATGTTTTGTCTTGCTCGTTACTCTTGCCCTTGCCGTTTGTTATAACAACTACGCTGATAAATGGTCATAACAAAACAGAGCATTTTGTGCAGACTTATGCAGCCACAACCGCAGCTGGCAGTTATTTGCGGAGGCGGTGGCGCGGCCCGGCTCAATCATCGGCAGTAGTGCGAAGAACTATAGAGAGTGGAACTATTATTCCGCATCCCAGAGGAACGCCTCTACGCTAGATCTGGACGCCTTCGGGAAGACAATGTAAGTAATTCGAAGGTGGTGTAAGACTTGCATTGTAAGTTTTTGTCAGTATCAATCGCGCAGCTTGGCGAGCTTTGCGACAGTCGTCGCGCGAGGAACTATAAATACTTGAAGAGTAATTAACCCAGAGGAAAGCGTCTGCGCTAGATTTGGACGTCTACGGGAAAATATTGTAAGTGATTGAAAAATATATCAGTGGCGAAGCCCGGTGAGTGCTTAAGTTCTTTATGCCAATTTCcgcattttgaaataattccaAAAAGTGGATCGACAAATTACCTTATCATAGAATCTGGTCACAAAATGCCAATAGAATAGGTTGAGATTTGCGACCTGTACAAGAGGACGTACGAAAGCATATCTATTGCCCGAGTTAAAACGGAGGCCTTCGGCTTCAGCCAATAAACGTTAGAGTGACAAATCATCTAAGTAATGTGATGTACGTGTTACAGCGTTCCGGGCAACTACTACTTCATCACGATGGGCGAGCCGCCGTACGGCATGGGCGAGGGCGGATTCTAATCCATGCCTCATTATGGACGATTCTTACAGCAGTTATACCTATACCATATTAAGTGGCAGCCGTGCACTGCACTATACGCGTGCTGACTTCTAAATTTGATATGGATTGTACCTACTCACAGACCAAACCCTAGGCGGTTttctgtgtaggtacctacttaactatTGCCCTACAGAAGGTTCGCTCGAGTTCGGGCTTGTCTCAGTAGTCAGAGaaattacacaaaaccttaccaattatttacctaaactttcctcaagaattactgactattaataggtgaaaatcgcattaaaatccgttcagtagtttttgagtttatcgcgaacatagaCAGCCAGACGCGGgcactttgttttataaaaggTAGTGATATTATCTTTGAACAAAATTAAATTGGGTAAAATACGTTtgattgtaataaataatattatatttaaaatagtgaaaaaagcatttattttcttgAACTGCCAATTTGCTTGCACCTGGTTGGTTATTACGACATCAACAACATGATGGTTTCGTTCCAAAACCTACAGAATATACAATTGCACTTTTGTTCCGTTTTGATGCGTTTGACGCCTATTTTATGGGATATCTAAACTGTTCAGTGATTATGTAGAATTACCTccgtaaaatattaatattttggtAACTAACAGAATTATACAATAAGTATTGAAAGCGATAAAAACGTCTTTCATCTGTTATGGAACGATCCCTTGCTACGAATACGAAGGGGAATACCCCTCGAAGTGCTTTTACAACAAGGACCTTTAACTTACTGGATGTCCCGTCCAAtgacgttattcataaacgtttgtgGAATCTAAATGCCTATAGATAATCGTGTGAAACTACTTTTAAGAGCATCAGCTCGCAGAAAAATATGCAAACTGTGTTTAGAAAGACTACCAATTGCAAGTGTGACGTAGCTCTAAATCGCGCCTCAACATTACGACATCCTGCTTGGAATAAGGTCCTTGTtttacatgtacagtcagcagcagaagctgctaagcgggcgaggtgtacaaaatgatcttgacgcgactttattgtcaagagaataagagcgtgtcatggTAATTTtcaacacctcgcccgcttagcaagttCTGCTGCTGGCTGTACCTAGGGTTCAGCCTCAGCCCAACGGTCTGCACTGCATACATCTATCTCATTTGCAGTTTGGTACGGATTGAAGCAGCCCGCTGTTCTATACCTAGAGGTACGGTTTACGATTCCTTTTTGTTTCTCTTTAAATAATCTGAGTGGACTAGACTACGAGTAGATGGTAATAAAATCAGatgtttaaatgtttattattgttatacgtcgcttttattttagcattaaaaaaggGTCTTATCGTGTCCttttaatctatttttattgaataacgCTTTTAGAAAAATAGTAACacataggtacttatgaaaCCAA encodes:
- the LOC134679799 gene encoding lipase member H-A-like; translation: MIAAAFVCVLVLGLGAAGASVDAEEEDLIPKFRFYFRTMEAYIELPLETAERILSTPWHNTSRINVIFVHGFTGKPTGPAVTALMEAFLERNDSNVALLNWEGLAAAVSPDLAMSYLKWAAPNARKLGRRLADALARLSSAGLKLERTQLVGHSLGAHVLGLAGNALRQEGKLLPWITALDPAGVGFKGKPEAGRLHAGSAAVVVAVHSDPHKYGYRRALGTVDFWPNYRPGTVRQPGCPEKTGQRFSPEDLCSHNRSWQLFAEAVARPGSIIGSSAKNYREWNYYSASQRNASTLDLDAFGKTIVPGNYYFITMGEPPYGMGEGGF